One Pseudomonas lalucatii genomic window carries:
- a CDS encoding aminoacyl-tRNA deacylase: MHMAATLQRSLERAQCQFDVVPHPHSASSLESARVASVPAERLAKPVILDDRKGHYLMAVVPANRHLDMSMVCKGDELWHLSTESDIASLFKDCELGAVPAVGEPYGMNMRVDPLLTRQQDIYFEAGDHESLVHMSTEQFLKLVPRAEVRELCPQT, translated from the coding sequence ATGCATATGGCAGCAACCTTACAGCGCAGCCTGGAGCGTGCGCAGTGTCAGTTCGATGTCGTGCCGCACCCGCATTCGGCGAGCAGCCTGGAGTCGGCGCGGGTCGCCAGCGTGCCGGCCGAGCGCTTGGCCAAGCCGGTGATCCTCGATGACCGCAAGGGCCACTACCTGATGGCCGTGGTGCCGGCCAACCGCCACCTGGACATGAGCATGGTCTGCAAGGGTGACGAGCTGTGGCACCTGAGCACCGAGTCGGACATCGCCAGTCTGTTCAAGGACTGCGAGCTCGGTGCCGTGCCGGCGGTCGGCGAGCCCTACGGGATGAACATGCGGGTCGACCCGCTGCTCACCCGCCAGCAGGACATCTACTTCGAGGCCGGCGATCACGAGAGCCTGGTGCACATGAGCACCGAGCAGTTCCTGAAGCTGGTGCCCCGTGCCGAAGTCCGCGAGCTGTGCCCGCAAAC